The Candidatus Nitrosocosmicus franklandus genome contains a region encoding:
- a CDS encoding YcaO-like family protein, producing the protein MKSEPVLLLESRKKWNRQGTSRIQPVEETLAKVLPLAKEIGVTRIADITEMDRLRIPNYSAVLPGTEDYIWVYSGKGPTKNHAKASVVMESIERYSSLPSNYEGTIIKGTYKELSKSYNVLKYDDVIEPLSFQLNDEMMMDYCIGYDLLNHKDILVPAPLVIFRYSPVPPSINPYSFFHTNGLASGNVMEEAVCHALCEVIERDAVSIAEFSSSAFQYHVLKTIENEFLKYGVVGVKSLNSRDFIDDNSLYPDIDLNEVDYSPAKKLIRQFKKCHISLIVKDVTSDIGIPTFIASSVEWVNHDYGYLVEGHGTHPDSRIALMRAITEVSQSRAANIQGSRDDLRKMKYDPQNSDEHRSWQFMASKNKKNFSKVNSFYHDDILDDIKLILENLKDRGFKNAIVVNMTNSKLKIPVVRVIVPGLETFKINKLTVGRRAQESALKCLLQKSP; encoded by the coding sequence TTGAAAAGCGAACCTGTTTTATTACTAGAGTCCAGAAAAAAATGGAATAGGCAAGGAACATCGAGAATTCAGCCTGTAGAGGAGACATTAGCAAAAGTTCTTCCATTGGCCAAAGAAATAGGTGTTACAAGAATAGCCGATATTACGGAAATGGATAGGTTGCGAATTCCAAACTATTCAGCTGTGTTACCTGGAACAGAAGATTATATCTGGGTCTATAGTGGAAAGGGTCCTACAAAAAATCATGCAAAGGCAAGTGTCGTGATGGAGAGCATTGAAAGGTATTCTTCATTACCTTCTAACTACGAAGGAACAATCATAAAAGGAACATACAAAGAACTATCAAAAAGCTATAATGTTTTAAAATACGACGATGTAATAGAACCGCTCTCATTTCAATTAAATGATGAAATGATGATGGATTATTGTATTGGTTACGACCTTTTGAATCATAAAGATATCTTGGTACCAGCTCCTCTTGTTATATTTAGGTACTCTCCTGTCCCGCCATCTATAAATCCGTACTCTTTTTTTCATACGAATGGATTGGCATCAGGAAATGTAATGGAAGAAGCAGTTTGTCATGCACTTTGTGAAGTTATCGAAAGGGATGCCGTTAGCATTGCTGAATTTTCCAGCAGTGCTTTTCAATATCATGTTCTTAAGACTATTGAAAATGAATTTCTAAAGTATGGAGTTGTGGGAGTAAAATCCCTTAATTCTAGAGATTTTATAGACGATAATTCTCTTTATCCTGATATTGATCTAAATGAAGTCGACTATTCTCCTGCAAAAAAACTAATCAGGCAGTTCAAAAAGTGTCATATTTCATTAATTGTTAAAGATGTTACTTCAGACATAGGAATACCCACCTTCATAGCAAGTAGCGTTGAGTGGGTAAATCATGATTATGGCTATCTGGTGGAGGGTCATGGAACTCATCCTGATTCTAGAATAGCTTTGATGCGAGCCATCACTGAAGTCTCCCAATCAAGAGCTGCTAATATTCAGGGATCTCGGGATGATCTGAGAAAGATGAAATACGATCCTCAGAACAGCGATGAACATAGATCATGGCAATTTATGGCCTCCAAAAACAAGAAAAATTTCTCTAAAGTCAATTCATTCTATCACGACGATATACTTGATGATATAAAACTAATCCTTGAGAACTTGAAAGATAGAGGTTTCAAAAACGCCATAGTGGTTAATATGACAAATTCTAAACTAAAAATACCGGTCGTTAGAGTTATTGTTCCTGGACTAGAAACTTTCAAGATAAACAAACTAACTGTAGGTCGCAGGGCACAGGAGAGTGCTTTAAAATGTCTTTTACAAAAAAGCCCATAA
- a CDS encoding TfuA-like protein: protein MSFTKKPIIFLGPSLSIEKAKKILDADYRKPAKKGDILQLVFKETSIVGLIDGFFLQDYPPTPIEVYNLLKKKGTTVYGSSSLGALRAVELSKFGMIGVGKIFNLFRKGIIDSDDEVAVTFTDYSNFKSEALIDIRYNLFLAHKSKVIDKEAKRIILRISKQTYFPYRTYDDILDKCKTKHPEIRSQVEQFREYLKTNRRSLKEEDAVLLLKRIKKHIESIN from the coding sequence ATGTCTTTTACAAAAAAGCCCATAATTTTTCTTGGCCCATCTCTCTCAATAGAGAAAGCCAAAAAGATCCTAGATGCCGATTATAGAAAACCTGCCAAAAAAGGTGACATCTTGCAATTAGTATTCAAAGAGACTAGCATCGTTGGACTAATCGATGGATTTTTCCTACAAGATTACCCTCCTACTCCAATCGAAGTGTACAACCTTTTAAAAAAGAAAGGAACGACAGTCTACGGTTCTTCAAGCTTGGGAGCACTTCGTGCGGTAGAGCTTTCTAAATTTGGTATGATAGGTGTGGGCAAGATATTTAACTTGTTTAGAAAGGGTATAATAGATTCTGATGATGAGGTAGCCGTTACTTTTACTGATTATTCAAATTTTAAATCTGAAGCACTAATAGATATAAGGTATAACCTGTTCTTAGCCCATAAATCAAAGGTTATTGACAAAGAAGCCAAGAGGATTATACTTAGAATATCCAAACAAACGTATTTTCCCTACAGGACCTATGATGATATTCTAGACAAGTGTAAAACAAAACATCCAGAGATCAGGTCACAGGTAGAACAGTTTAGAGAATATCTTAAAACAAATAGAAGGAGTTTGAAGGAAGAAGATGCAGTATTGCTATTAAAGCGAATAAAGAAGCATATCGAATCAATCAATTAA
- a CDS encoding metallophosphoesterase, with the protein MKIGIISDTHDDIQNTRKAIEIFNMLKVDHVFHAGDYIYPGMIALFGELRQNTKFYGVRGNNDGELTGLINQFSKLENAYFLNEFGKVSIEGREVGIYHGTNLQLCNALIESQLFDLLILGHTHIKRMEKIGKTIVLNPGPLNTGFFPSSSNDLPSVIIYDPDYSDSEKNEVVKEKEEEGAEEGEAKEQYHARFIPIPRN; encoded by the coding sequence TTGAAGATTGGAATTATTTCCGATACACATGACGATATTCAAAATACAAGAAAGGCGATTGAAATTTTCAATATGTTAAAAGTAGACCATGTATTTCATGCCGGTGATTATATTTATCCAGGTATGATTGCATTATTTGGTGAATTAAGACAAAATACAAAATTTTATGGCGTGCGAGGAAACAACGATGGGGAATTGACCGGCTTAATTAATCAATTTAGTAAACTTGAAAACGCCTACTTCTTAAATGAATTTGGAAAGGTATCCATTGAAGGTAGGGAAGTTGGAATCTATCATGGAACAAATTTACAACTTTGCAATGCCTTAATTGAAAGCCAGCTTTTTGACTTATTAATTCTGGGGCATACTCATATCAAAAGAATGGAAAAAATAGGCAAGACAATAGTACTGAATCCTGGTCCGTTAAATACTGGTTTTTTCCCTTCGTCATCCAACGATCTTCCATCCGTTATAATTTATGATCCAGATTACTCTGATTCAGAGAAGAATGAGGTGGTAAAGGAGAAGGAGGAGGAAGGTGCAGAAGAGGGTGAGGCCAAAGAACAATACCACGCCAGATTCATACCCATTCCTAGGAATTAA
- a CDS encoding ABC transporter ATP-binding protein, with translation MTDSLNLTSSLLSDQSPPILRVKHIYKSYNSSAEEISVLKNINFEVIKGEFVAIVGPSGSGKSTLLNIIGTLDRPTDGDIFINGQDVFALDDRHLAYLRNNAIGFIFQSYNLINRASVLKNIEIPCIIAGVSKRERLERASKIMSLLGINDKGNFKPYNLSGGQQQRVAIARALMNNPSIILADEPTGNLDTKTGKEVFDLLKMLSSKYGRTIIMVTHNPELAEKADRIIHLKDGEIEREERIAT, from the coding sequence ATGACAGACTCGTTAAATTTAACATCATCGTTGTTGTCTGATCAATCCCCTCCGATTCTGAGAGTTAAACATATCTATAAAAGCTATAATTCATCAGCAGAGGAAATATCAGTACTCAAAAATATCAATTTTGAAGTTATCAAGGGCGAGTTTGTAGCTATTGTTGGTCCATCAGGGAGTGGAAAATCCACATTGTTAAACATCATAGGTACGTTGGACCGACCCACAGATGGAGACATTTTCATAAATGGGCAAGATGTTTTTGCATTAGACGATCGCCATCTAGCTTATCTGCGCAATAACGCCATAGGTTTTATTTTTCAGTCATATAATCTGATAAACAGAGCATCAGTATTGAAAAATATTGAAATCCCTTGCATAATAGCAGGAGTGAGCAAGAGGGAACGCCTAGAAAGAGCATCTAAAATCATGAGTCTTCTTGGAATTAATGATAAAGGCAATTTTAAACCCTATAATCTTAGCGGAGGTCAACAGCAGCGTGTAGCCATTGCCAGAGCCCTAATGAATAATCCATCAATAATACTGGCAGACGAACCCACGGGGAACTTGGATACCAAAACAGGAAAAGAGGTATTTGATCTTTTAAAAATGCTCTCAAGTAAATACGGGAGAACAATCATCATGGTCACTCACAATCCCGAATTGGCAGAAAAGGCTGACCGGATAATACATCTAAAGGACGGCGAAATTGAACGCGAGGAGCGTATTGCAACATGA
- a CDS encoding dihydroorotase, with protein MGGNSSNSSCDLLIRNANIVIPKMGIIKSNILIENGKIKELTNSIDNVSCDRSIDVNEKYVLPGLIDPHVHYGVFSPIELASETESRSAAVGGVTTIMRMLRVYEPYTQKISKHLHASAGNHFIDYSIHASILNPNQIQEISYLYDMGIRSFKLYMNLGSTDNRILMDMNPSENLLLPENVHVTDDLCSKVLFHSSKLKNSVVLVHAEDHETCSKLIEEKKEEQSAKKIDDNKNKQSRDENPLKTWSECRPTTSESTAIKKIMNIGRQYGTNLYFVHIGSNDALDTILYEKQAGGCNVYVETCPHYLTHSVDYNNLIGKVVPPLRTKNDVASLWNAIKNGLIDTIGTDHVANTLDLKLGNQNDVWTALAGFPGVATMLPVLLHYGVIMRQLSLVRLAEITSYNTSRIFGLYPKKGTIQKGSDADLVVIDLDITKKVSPDILQSSSDYTIYDGYQLQGWPVLTISRGKIIMENGNVYNENKGHGEFVKLCLDKVY; from the coding sequence ATGGGCGGTAATAGTAGTAATAGTAGTTGTGATTTATTAATCAGAAATGCAAATATTGTGATTCCCAAAATGGGAATAATCAAAAGCAATATTTTGATTGAAAACGGAAAAATAAAAGAATTGACAAACTCCATTGACAACGTTTCATGTGATAGATCTATTGATGTAAACGAGAAATATGTATTACCGGGACTAATCGATCCACACGTACATTATGGAGTTTTTTCACCAATCGAATTGGCTTCAGAGACAGAGTCCAGATCTGCTGCCGTTGGGGGGGTAACAACAATAATGCGTATGCTACGGGTTTATGAACCCTATACTCAAAAAATCTCAAAACATTTGCATGCCAGTGCAGGAAATCATTTTATAGATTATTCCATTCATGCATCAATCCTAAATCCCAATCAGATTCAAGAGATCTCTTACTTATATGACATGGGTATACGCTCGTTTAAGCTGTACATGAATTTGGGATCCACAGATAACAGAATACTAATGGACATGAATCCCTCTGAAAATCTGCTTTTGCCAGAAAATGTTCATGTTACAGATGATCTCTGTTCAAAGGTCCTCTTTCACTCCTCAAAATTAAAGAATTCAGTTGTGCTGGTTCATGCTGAAGATCATGAAACTTGTTCAAAATTAATCGAAGAAAAAAAAGAAGAACAATCAGCAAAGAAGATTGATGATAATAAAAATAAACAGTCTCGGGATGAGAATCCACTAAAAACATGGTCAGAATGTAGACCTACCACCAGTGAATCTACCGCAATAAAGAAAATAATGAACATAGGTAGACAGTATGGAACAAATTTGTATTTTGTTCATATTGGTTCAAATGACGCATTAGATACTATATTGTATGAAAAACAGGCAGGAGGATGTAACGTATATGTTGAAACATGCCCCCATTATCTTACTCATTCCGTCGATTACAATAATTTAATAGGAAAAGTAGTACCGCCTCTACGGACAAAAAACGATGTTGCCAGTTTATGGAACGCTATTAAGAATGGTCTAATTGATACCATAGGAACTGATCATGTTGCAAATACATTGGATTTAAAGCTTGGAAATCAAAATGATGTTTGGACCGCATTAGCAGGCTTTCCAGGTGTTGCAACAATGTTGCCAGTTTTGTTACATTATGGTGTTATTATGAGACAGTTATCACTTGTTCGATTAGCAGAAATTACCAGTTATAATACCTCAAGAATATTTGGACTTTATCCAAAAAAGGGAACTATACAAAAAGGTTCAGACGCCGACCTGGTTGTGATAGATTTAGATATTACAAAAAAAGTGAGCCCAGATATCTTGCAATCGTCATCTGATTATACTATCTATGACGGTTATCAGTTGCAGGGTTGGCCAGTTTTGACCATATCAAGAGGTAAGATAATAATGGAAAATGGAAATGTGTACAATGAAAATAAAGGTCACGGAGAATTTGTAAAGTTATGTCTAGACAAAGTCTACTAA
- the rpiA gene encoding ribose 5-phosphate isomerase A, producing the protein MSVSTASTKNNGTLDNSFENIAKDIIRYQLSEKQLLVGLGSGRAVTKIVKLLPDEVAENCEFICTSLQIKIEAENKNLKIIDESQIPLIDIVIDGADQIDDRFHLIKGGGGALLREKILYFSAKKRIIVADYTKFVSSFSRSVPIEILPFCRTAVIPFLQKIGGTPVLRTLDKGYPYVTENGNLILDVMFNDYSDILGIERELKKIPGIMETGLFIPAPDLCYCALNDNQFKKHETNVSSK; encoded by the coding sequence ATGTCCGTTTCTACTGCAAGCACTAAAAATAATGGCACATTAGATAATAGTTTCGAAAACATTGCAAAAGATATCATAAGATATCAACTTTCTGAAAAACAGCTACTCGTGGGATTGGGAAGTGGTAGAGCAGTAACTAAAATTGTAAAATTATTACCGGATGAGGTGGCTGAAAATTGCGAATTCATATGTACTTCTTTGCAAATAAAAATTGAAGCAGAGAATAAAAACTTGAAAATAATAGACGAATCGCAAATACCTCTCATCGATATTGTCATAGACGGAGCTGATCAAATTGACGACCGATTCCACCTGATAAAAGGTGGTGGAGGAGCATTGCTTCGTGAAAAAATTCTGTATTTCTCTGCAAAAAAAAGGATAATTGTCGCCGATTATACGAAATTTGTCTCCAGTTTTTCCAGATCGGTTCCAATTGAAATATTACCATTTTGTAGAACTGCCGTAATTCCTTTCCTTCAAAAGATTGGTGGTACACCAGTGCTTAGAACTTTGGACAAAGGGTACCCATATGTAACAGAGAATGGAAACCTAATTTTGGATGTCATGTTTAACGACTATTCGGACATTCTAGGAATTGAGAGAGAGTTAAAAAAGATCCCAGGAATAATGGAAACAGGATTATTTATCCCGGCCCCTGACCTTTGTTACTGTGCCCTCAACGACAACCAATTTAAAAAGCATGAGACAAATGTCAGTTCAAAATGA
- a CDS encoding 50S ribosomal protein L37e: MTKGTTSMGKFTRKKTHIRCRRCGHNSFHRRGKECAKCGYPDPKIRKYKWIKRRVR, from the coding sequence TTGACTAAAGGAACAACTTCTATGGGTAAATTTACCCGAAAGAAAACCCACATAAGGTGTAGAAGATGTGGTCACAATTCATTCCATAGGCGAGGGAAAGAATGTGCAAAATGCGGATATCCTGATCCAAAGATTAGAAAGTACAAGTGGATCAAAAGACGAGTAAGATAA
- a CDS encoding LSm family protein, protein MSVDMAVKVLDESLGKDVLIKLKGGKVIRGNLQGFDQHMNLLLESSVEILEEGKTDEIGNIVVRGDNVVIISPPQYK, encoded by the coding sequence TTGTCGGTAGATATGGCAGTTAAAGTCCTCGATGAAAGCCTCGGTAAAGATGTATTGATAAAATTAAAGGGTGGCAAGGTAATCAGAGGAAATTTACAAGGTTTTGATCAACATATGAATCTATTATTAGAAAGCTCCGTCGAAATTTTGGAAGAAGGTAAGACTGATGAAATTGGAAATATTGTGGTTAGAGGGGATAATGTAGTTATCATATCTCCACCACAGTACAAATAA
- a CDS encoding creatininase family protein: MDIKFISQGNFSSLLQNSQIDLAILPLGSTEQHGDHLPLATDTLIVEHISKILSERARMILLPSIFYGVSYEHEPLFNISLDYNVLVDLISNICNSLYKQGIKRVFVINGHHGNLGLLQYVGQNLFTKYGIESNFFYFINYWQMIDQKFDHAGEIETSLMLAINPELVKMDVSRQGFDITNEKDKDLYKMGLNMSINSPGGFVKFTKNGIWGNPQNATIDKGQKMLVQIIENTLKLFADPRFV; encoded by the coding sequence ATGGATATTAAATTTATTAGTCAAGGCAATTTTTCTAGTCTGCTCCAAAACTCGCAAATTGACTTAGCCATCTTGCCTCTTGGCTCCACAGAACAACATGGAGACCATCTACCGCTTGCCACAGATACCCTGATAGTAGAACATATCTCAAAAATATTATCTGAAAGAGCAAGAATGATTCTTTTGCCATCTATTTTCTATGGGGTATCCTACGAGCACGAACCATTGTTTAATATTTCATTGGATTATAACGTATTAGTAGACCTTATTTCAAATATTTGCAATTCGTTATATAAACAGGGTATTAAACGAGTATTTGTAATAAATGGTCACCACGGAAATTTGGGTTTGCTACAATATGTAGGACAGAATTTATTTACTAAATACGGTATCGAATCGAACTTTTTTTATTTCATTAATTATTGGCAAATGATCGATCAAAAATTTGATCATGCTGGAGAAATCGAGACATCTCTTATGCTGGCCATTAATCCTGAGCTTGTTAAAATGGACGTGTCGAGACAAGGTTTTGACATCACAAACGAAAAGGACAAGGATCTATATAAGATGGGATTGAACATGTCCATTAATAGTCCGGGTGGATTTGTTAAATTCACAAAAAACGGTATCTGGGGGAATCCTCAAAATGCCACTATAGACAAGGGTCAAAAAATGCTTGTGCAAATAATCGAAAACACATTAAAATTGTTTGCAGATCCAAGATTTGTGTAA
- a CDS encoding formyltetrahydrofolate deformylase encodes MTKSEQGEAKDMKEDKEEEEDKEEEENNNNLERNQDKTKPKTFVEVTIVGKDKKGIVADTTSYIFKNGGNIEKINQNVVKGLFGMHLEASFPVIDKTRMKRELDVLGKKLEMEVKVHFHEENKIKNVAILVSKEDHCLLKILNAHKAGEIKCNISLIIGSDEKLKSIAESFAVPFFFVNHTEQSVAEREILELIERFDIDLIVLARYMRILTPNFVWRYPNRIINIHPSLLPAFPGAFAYVQAYERGARIIGCTAHFVTEDLDQGPIIIQESFKVTQDDTLETIKAKGQSAEAFALLEAVKLFLEDRLEVNWGKVSYK; translated from the coding sequence ATGACAAAGAGTGAGCAAGGTGAAGCAAAAGACATGAAAGAAGACAAAGAAGAAGAAGAAGACAAAGAAGAAGAAGAAAATAACAATAACCTTGAACGTAATCAAGATAAAACTAAACCCAAAACCTTTGTGGAAGTAACTATAGTTGGCAAAGATAAGAAGGGGATAGTAGCTGATACAACTAGCTATATTTTCAAAAATGGAGGGAACATTGAAAAAATTAACCAGAATGTAGTCAAAGGGCTCTTTGGCATGCACCTAGAGGCATCCTTTCCTGTAATTGACAAGACTAGAATGAAAAGGGAGCTCGATGTCCTAGGAAAGAAACTTGAAATGGAAGTTAAAGTTCATTTCCATGAAGAAAACAAAATAAAAAATGTTGCAATATTGGTTAGTAAAGAAGATCATTGCCTACTAAAGATATTAAACGCCCATAAAGCAGGTGAAATTAAATGCAATATTTCATTGATAATCGGCTCCGATGAAAAACTCAAGTCTATTGCTGAATCCTTTGCTGTTCCCTTTTTCTTTGTTAATCATACTGAACAAAGTGTAGCCGAAAGGGAGATCTTAGAGTTAATTGAAAGATTTGACATTGACCTAATTGTCCTAGCACGGTATATGAGAATATTAACCCCCAATTTTGTTTGGCGTTATCCTAACAGAATTATAAACATTCATCCTTCATTATTGCCTGCATTTCCGGGTGCTTTCGCATATGTCCAAGCTTATGAAAGGGGAGCAAGAATTATAGGCTGTACTGCACATTTTGTTACCGAGGACTTAGATCAAGGTCCGATCATCATTCAAGAGTCATTTAAAGTCACTCAAGATGACACACTAGAAACAATCAAGGCCAAAGGACAGAGCGCAGAAGCGTTTGCATTACTTGAGGCTGTAAAACTCTTTTTGGAGGACAGATTAGAAGTAAATTGGGGAAAAGTTAGTTACAAATAG
- a CDS encoding DUF6659 family protein — protein MDKNDSSNSSASATVADAEKLNFQNKCVDFLNISDKIRYVGILNKFGRTIAGKLRKGTRPLLNPEQARDEHFIESVRQQLRNSFDASIGKTLFSITKNEHVTLILIPSQSREVLYYITTDKEVTLDRVNDIITKVKELE, from the coding sequence ATGGACAAGAACGATTCTAGTAATTCTTCTGCTTCCGCTACTGTAGCTGATGCTGAAAAATTAAACTTCCAGAATAAATGTGTGGATTTTTTAAATATTTCTGATAAAATTCGGTATGTTGGGATACTCAACAAGTTCGGTAGAACGATTGCTGGTAAGCTTAGAAAAGGAACAAGGCCTCTCTTGAATCCTGAGCAAGCAAGAGATGAACATTTCATTGAATCTGTAAGACAACAGCTGCGAAATTCATTTGATGCTTCTATAGGAAAAACTCTATTTTCAATTACCAAAAACGAACATGTTACATTGATACTAATTCCTTCACAAAGTCGAGAAGTGCTTTATTATATTACGACTGATAAAGAAGTCACACTTGATCGTGTAAATGATATAATTACAAAAGTCAAAGAATTAGAGTGA
- a CDS encoding 50S ribosomal protein L15e, giving the protein MYSHIAETWKSMLKTRPQELKSKAYQWRRESTVKRIEHPSRLDRARALGYKAKQGVVVVRIRVGRGGMRKQRPVAGRRPKHIGVVKIKQKISMKRVAERRVNEKYVNLKVMGSYLVYQDGMYSWFEVVLVDPNHPSIIKDKEMRSRINFN; this is encoded by the coding sequence ATGTATAGCCATATTGCGGAAACATGGAAGTCAATGTTGAAAACAAGGCCTCAGGAATTAAAGAGTAAAGCATATCAATGGAGAAGAGAATCCACAGTAAAGAGAATCGAACATCCTAGTCGTCTTGACAGAGCTAGAGCATTAGGGTACAAGGCTAAACAAGGTGTCGTTGTTGTAAGGATTCGTGTTGGCAGAGGAGGAATGAGAAAACAACGTCCAGTAGCAGGAAGAAGACCCAAACACATAGGCGTAGTTAAGATAAAGCAAAAGATAAGCATGAAAAGAGTGGCCGAAAGACGTGTTAATGAAAAATATGTCAATTTAAAAGTAATGGGATCTTATTTGGTTTACCAGGATGGAATGTATTCATGGTTTGAGGTAGTTTTGGTTGATCCGAATCATCCATCAATAATAAAAGATAAGGAAATGCGCAGTAGAATAAACTTTAATTAG
- a CDS encoding 30S ribosomal protein S30e, translating to MPTHGSLTKAGKVRGQTPKIQARERTSPPSRVRNKNNFVKRFEKRIQPGQKKPERMGRR from the coding sequence ATGCCGACTCACGGATCGTTAACAAAAGCTGGAAAAGTTAGAGGACAAACCCCTAAAATTCAGGCAAGAGAAAGAACCAGTCCCCCTTCAAGGGTTAGGAATAAGAATAATTTCGTAAAAAGATTTGAAAAAAGGATTCAACCCGGTCAGAAAAAACCTGAAAGAATGGGTAGACGTTAG
- the nadA gene encoding quinolinate synthase NadA has product MSVLNLDLTKEIQRLKKEKNAIVLAHNYQISPVQDVADFVGDSLKLSRLAGETDASYIIFCGVHFMAETASIISPDKKVLIPDLEAGCSLASSINPNELLKWKNENPDAVVVSYVNTSAEVKALSDYCCTSSNAVKVVQSIPESNTILFLPDMFLGAYVAEVTKRKNIKIWPGECHVHAGITDKDINRMLNKYVNAEFMVHPECSCTSSTLYHISNGDINGESKILSTEGMMNEARVSKNNQFLVATEVGILSRMRQENPSKEFIPVKEDAICKYMKKITIEKVYNSLVNDVYEVKVPEDIARKAIIPIERMLAIS; this is encoded by the coding sequence ATGTCAGTTCTGAATTTAGACCTTACAAAAGAGATTCAAAGACTCAAAAAGGAGAAGAATGCTATCGTTCTAGCTCACAATTACCAGATTTCTCCTGTTCAGGATGTAGCTGACTTTGTAGGTGACTCTCTAAAATTATCTCGATTGGCCGGAGAGACAGATGCTTCGTATATAATATTTTGTGGAGTTCATTTCATGGCTGAAACTGCTTCAATAATTAGTCCTGACAAGAAAGTGCTTATTCCGGATTTGGAAGCAGGGTGCTCATTGGCTTCATCTATTAATCCAAATGAACTTTTGAAATGGAAAAATGAAAACCCTGATGCTGTAGTAGTTAGTTATGTAAATACATCTGCAGAGGTAAAGGCGTTGTCAGATTATTGCTGCACGTCTTCTAATGCAGTAAAAGTAGTACAAAGTATACCTGAAAGTAACACTATTTTGTTTTTGCCTGACATGTTTTTGGGTGCTTATGTAGCAGAGGTTACCAAAAGAAAAAACATCAAGATTTGGCCTGGCGAATGTCATGTTCACGCTGGCATAACTGACAAAGATATTAACCGTATGTTAAACAAGTATGTAAATGCTGAATTCATGGTACATCCCGAATGTAGCTGTACTTCCTCTACACTTTACCATATTTCAAACGGAGATATTAACGGAGAAAGTAAGATACTTTCTACTGAAGGTATGATGAATGAGGCAAGGGTATCGAAAAATAATCAATTTCTCGTAGCAACTGAGGTTGGAATATTATCTCGAATGCGTCAGGAAAATCCTTCCAAGGAATTCATTCCTGTAAAGGAGGATGCAATTTGCAAGTACATGAAAAAGATTACTATTGAAAAAGTATACAATTCACTAGTTAATGATGTATATGAGGTAAAGGTACCTGAAGATATTGCAAGAAAGGCTATTATACCAATAGAGAGAATGCTTGCGATATCATAG